Proteins from one Carassius auratus strain Wakin linkage group LG28B, ASM336829v1, whole genome shotgun sequence genomic window:
- the LOC113067381 gene encoding zinc finger protein 845-like: protein MSGKKNNSDEKNHAGSGEMQHTCDQCDKTFLCASVLKKHLRVHTKEKPHSCHLCGKSFSLIQSLKEHQKTHTDVREYMCFKCGKTFTTAGSLKTHQRIHTGEKPYKCSHCDKRFSRSGNFKTHERIHTGEKPYACDQCGKRFFRDSILKQHLRVHTKEKPYSCLLCGNRFSHQQSLKEHEKLHNVVREYMCFECEKTFTTATSLKQHEMIHTGEKPHTCDQCGKSFTLKGSLTSHIRVHTGEKPFTCDQCGKSFSRSASLKVHMNIHTREKLYTCDQCGKTFLWASDLNQHLRVHTKEKTHSCHLCGKSFSLIRILKEHQKIHTGVREYMCFECEKTFTTASHLKLHERIHTGEKPYKCSHCDQRFRDLGNLKKHERIHTGEKPYKCSQCDKRFSQTGHLKIHERIHTGEKPYTCSQCDKRFSQSGNLKTHERIHTGKKPYTCDQCGKSYAMKGSFTGHMRVHTGEKPFTCDQCGQSFRKSSLLYRHMNIHTGEKPYKCSHCDKRFSQSGHLKQHERMHTGEKPYKCSHCDKRFSQSGYLKTHERIHTGEKPYKCSHCDKRFRDSGHLKIHERIHTGVKPYLCTECGKGFNDPSSLQSHRKKKHSKSSSDSALSDLMMRPHQM from the coding sequence ATGAGTGGAAAGAAGAATAATTCTGATGAGAAAAATCATGCCGGAAGTGGAGAAATGCagcacacatgtgatcagtgtgataaaacatttttgtgtgctTCAGTCCTGAAGAAACACCTGAGAGTTCATACAAaagagaaaccacattcatgtcatttgtgtggaaagagtttttcattaatacaaagtttaaaagaacatcagaaaacacatactgatgtgagagagtacatgtgctttaAGTGTGGGAAGACTTTTACTACAGCGGGCAGTTTAAAAACGCaccagaggattcacactggagagaaaccttacaagtgttcacactgtgacaagagattcagtcggtcaggaaactttaaaacacatgagaggattcacactggagagaaaccatacgcATGTGATCAATGCGGGAAGAGATTTTTTAGAGATTCAATCCTGAAGCAGCACCTGAgagttcatacaaaggagaagCCATATTCATGTCTTTTGTGTGGAAATAGGTTTTCACATCaacaaagtttgaaagaacatgaGAAATTACATAATGttgtgagagagtacatgtgctttgagtgtgagaagacttttaCTACAGCGACCAGTTTAAAACagcatgagatgatccacactggagagaaaccgcacacatgtgatcagtgcgggaagagtttcacactaAAAGGAAGTCTTACATCACACATAAGAGTTCATACgggagagaaaccattcacttgtgatcagtgcgggaagagtttctcaCGATCAGCAAGTCTAAAGgtacacatgaacatccacactagaGAGAAGCtgtacacatgtgatcaatgcgggAAAACATTTCTGTGGGCTTCAGACCTGAACCAGCACCTCAGAGTTCATACAAAAGAGAAAacacattcatgtcatttgtgtggaaagagtttttcattaATACGAATTTTGAAAgaacatcagaaaatacatactggtgtgagagagtacatgtgctttgagtgtgagaagacttttaCTACAGCGAGCCATTTAAAACTGCATgaaaggattcacactggagagaaaccttacaagtgttcacactgtgaccagAGATTCAGAGATTTAGGAaacctgaaaaaacatgagaggatccacactggagagaaaccttacaagtgttcacaatgtgacaagagattcagtcagacaGGACACctgaaaatacatgagaggattcacactggagagaaaccttacacgtgttcacaatgtgacaagagattcagtcagtcaggaaacctgaaaacacacgagaggatccacactggaaagaaaccgtacacatgtgatcagtgcgggaagagttatGCAATGAAAGGGAGCTTTACGGgccacatgagagttcatactggagagaaaccattcacttgtgatcagtgcggACAGAGTTTCAGAAAATCATCACTCCTTTATAGACACATGaacattcacactggagagaaaccttacaagtgttcacactgtgacaagagattcagtcagtcaggacacctgaaacaacatgagaggatgcacactggagagaaaccttacaagtgttcacactgtgacaagagattcagtcagtcaggatatctgaaaacacatgagaggattcacactggagagaaaccttacaagtgttcacactgtgacaagagattcagagaTTCAGGACACctgaaaatacatgagaggatccacactggagtgaaaccatATCTCTGCACTGAATGTGGGAAGGGTTTCAATGATCCATCTTCTCTACAAAGTCATAGAAAAAAGAAACACAGTAAATCATCTTCAGATTCAGCACTTTCAGATCTGATGATGCGTCCTCACCAAATGTGA